From one Planktothrix agardhii NIES-204 genomic stretch:
- a CDS encoding FHA domain protein, giving the protein MLEYGSIRSIRKTEDGRYCIAYCRSSSGQDNYQFLLAKYIHLSTGYPAIKLLTDLEQYHREHPEESGEQKTVVQGYESHDYIYQKLEKNGGTVVIRGSGIVASQIFERLYEAHKIQRNITVIHLNREPRKGNQFESAQRQVEHDWEFQPFNWPKGTWGGDMRAMLEAADPLGRRELLQAWGGTTTASRKKWRRIVEQGKSQNWYKICYGLVKKLERNNQGLELEITVLLMIMTPTLFGRWQTRIFLLATVGILVYLPFSWGYLGVKSDFVYFWIVFYVGLLGIAWDVLYDFLQKYFWDHDWPGIFQFYAGVVEGLVLALLIANIGLPNIPKTEFDLITFIKHYGLVWLAVYLSAWVIMRLLFPRWRFRGENGWENGQFNQRRLGFIALNPSHTAPGNKFRAKSSNQLKRVKKVEMLYATSLQPEMRVQGIMT; this is encoded by the coding sequence ATGCTTGAATATGGTAGTATTCGCAGCATTCGGAAAACAGAAGACGGTCGCTATTGTATTGCCTATTGTCGCTCGTCATCGGGTCAGGATAATTACCAATTTTTATTAGCTAAATATATTCATCTCAGTACGGGTTATCCAGCCATTAAACTGTTAACTGATCTGGAACAATATCATCGAGAACATCCTGAAGAATCTGGAGAACAAAAAACAGTAGTTCAAGGTTATGAATCCCATGATTATATTTATCAGAAGTTAGAAAAAAATGGCGGCACGGTTGTGATTCGAGGATCGGGAATTGTGGCATCACAAATATTTGAACGGTTGTATGAAGCCCATAAAATCCAGCGTAATATTACCGTAATTCATTTAAACCGAGAACCTCGCAAGGGCAACCAATTTGAGTCAGCCCAACGCCAGGTTGAACATGATTGGGAATTTCAACCTTTTAACTGGCCTAAAGGGACTTGGGGCGGTGATATGCGGGCTATGTTAGAGGCGGCAGATCCCTTGGGACGACGGGAATTATTGCAGGCTTGGGGTGGAACAACAACAGCTAGTCGGAAGAAATGGCGACGCATTGTTGAGCAAGGAAAATCCCAAAATTGGTATAAAATTTGTTATGGTTTAGTGAAAAAATTAGAACGCAATAATCAAGGTTTAGAACTTGAGATCACTGTATTATTAATGATCATGACTCCAACTTTATTCGGACGCTGGCAAACGCGAATTTTTCTATTAGCAACGGTGGGAATTTTAGTTTATTTGCCTTTTTCTTGGGGATATTTAGGCGTTAAGTCTGATTTTGTTTATTTTTGGATTGTGTTTTATGTGGGTTTATTGGGAATAGCTTGGGATGTATTATATGATTTTCTGCAAAAATATTTTTGGGATCATGATTGGCCAGGAATATTCCAATTTTATGCCGGAGTTGTGGAGGGATTAGTTTTAGCTTTATTAATTGCAAATATCGGTTTACCCAATATTCCTAAAACTGAATTTGATTTAATTACCTTCATTAAACATTATGGTTTAGTGTGGTTGGCGGTTTATTTATCCGCTTGGGTGATAATGCGGTTATTATTTCCCCGTTGGCGGTTTCGGGGGGAGAATGGATGGGAAAATGGCCAATTTAACCAACGTAGGTTGGGTTTTATTGCACTCAACCCCAGTCACACAGCGCCCGGAAATAAATTTCGGGCTAAAAGCTCAAACCAGTTAAAAAGGGTTAAAAAAGTAGAGATGTTGTATGCAACGTCTCTACAGCCCGAAATGCGCGTTCAGGGCATTATGACTTAA
- a CDS encoding TPR domain protein, whose protein sequence is MDSSLNPKTFVKYLYQQANYHLVHQQVDQALSVCLAALNLDPDYAPISKTLGVIWQVQEDFEQAEFWYQKALKLQPNYAEVYGNLGDIYSQKQDWETAVFNYRKAIECNPNLAVIYRNLAKVLIKIDQQDEGEELWYKALQLEPSLGTFTEYLNLGNRLFQKRKINPAIFCYQNAIQANPNAYEAYHNLGEVYFQLQQWENAAQAYSQAVERNNQQFPSYMGLGNANKQLRKWENAIHCYQRVIELNPTAYLPYFQIAEIKFKLQQWDQAIAGYQDALKVEDKNPFIYLSLSRAYSYQKQWEEAIAASQKALLLSPDLPHAHTHLGNFVSEIGELETAIQAHQKSHYLRGWNASLEKDYHFTKDWFSVNILNWEKALYSFASIPEIQGLEIGSFQGMSACWLLDHILTHPTAKITCIDLSFKPEFDGNIAKTGVAEKVTKLEGYSQEILSTLTPNTYNFVYIDGCHLASVVLQDALLSWNLLKPGGIIIFDDYEYRDPEHPEEDTRKGIDQFIQTVSEPVKIIYQGYQLMIQK, encoded by the coding sequence ATGGACTCATCTTTAAATCCCAAGACTTTTGTTAAATATTTATATCAACAGGCTAATTATCATTTAGTCCATCAACAGGTTGATCAAGCTCTTTCTGTTTGTTTAGCAGCTCTTAATTTAGATCCAGACTATGCACCTATTTCTAAAACTTTAGGGGTAATTTGGCAAGTTCAAGAGGATTTTGAACAGGCGGAATTTTGGTATCAGAAAGCCCTGAAATTACAGCCGAATTATGCAGAAGTTTATGGGAATTTAGGAGATATTTATAGTCAAAAACAGGACTGGGAAACGGCTGTTTTTAATTATCGAAAAGCGATTGAATGTAATCCTAATTTAGCAGTAATTTATCGGAATTTAGCCAAGGTTTTAATCAAAATTGATCAACAGGATGAAGGGGAAGAACTCTGGTATAAAGCCTTACAATTAGAACCAAGTTTAGGAACATTTACTGAATATTTAAACCTGGGAAATCGACTATTTCAAAAACGCAAAATTAACCCAGCAATTTTTTGTTATCAAAATGCGATTCAAGCCAACCCTAATGCTTATGAAGCCTATCACAATTTAGGGGAAGTTTATTTTCAACTCCAACAGTGGGAAAATGCGGCTCAAGCCTATAGTCAAGCTGTTGAAAGGAATAATCAACAGTTTCCTTCTTATATGGGTTTGGGAAATGCTAATAAACAATTAAGAAAATGGGAAAATGCCATTCATTGTTATCAACGAGTTATAGAATTAAATCCCACCGCCTATCTACCCTATTTTCAAATTGCGGAAATTAAGTTTAAATTACAACAATGGGATCAGGCGATCGCTGGTTATCAAGATGCGCTGAAAGTAGAAGATAAAAATCCATTTATCTATTTATCTTTAAGTCGAGCTTATAGTTATCAAAAACAATGGGAAGAAGCGATCGCAGCTTCTCAAAAAGCCCTCCTATTAAGTCCTGATTTACCCCATGCTCATACCCATTTAGGGAACTTTGTATCGGAAATTGGGGAATTAGAAACCGCCATCCAAGCCCATCAAAAATCCCATTACTTAAGGGGATGGAATGCTAGTTTGGAAAAAGATTATCATTTTACCAAAGATTGGTTTAGTGTTAATATTCTCAATTGGGAAAAAGCATTATATTCTTTCGCGAGTATTCCTGAAATTCAAGGCTTAGAAATTGGTAGTTTTCAAGGGATGTCGGCTTGTTGGTTACTGGATCATATTTTAACCCATCCTACGGCAAAAATAACCTGTATTGATTTAAGTTTTAAGCCAGAATTTGATGGGAATATTGCTAAAACCGGAGTAGCTGAAAAAGTAACCAAATTAGAAGGATATTCCCAAGAAATATTATCAACTCTTACTCCTAATACCTACAATTTTGTTTATATTGATGGCTGTCATTTAGCCTCAGTGGTATTACAGGATGCGTTACTATCTTGGAATTTACTAAAACCGGGGGGAATTATAATTTTTGATGATTATGAATATCGAGATCCTGAACATCCAGAAGAAGATACTCGTAAAGGAATTGATCAATTTATTCAAACCGTATCTGAGCCTGTAAAAATTATATATCAAGGCTATCAATTAATGATTCAGAAATGA